The genomic region tacaactctaaggcagagccggagcgctgccttcggcaatctccggccctgccatagagttgtatttagGGGGCGCATCAGCCGCAGCttagtgcagtggtcaacacccgctatctggccgcagagccggggccccgtatagagagatcgcgggggggccccagcggttggaccccccccccacgatctgaaacttttcaccactggactactcctttaaagcgttattgtcattagaaacaacttttttccccatttaaTGCTTCCTTAAAAACGAAGCATTTTCCTAATAATGCTCCAATAAAAAATTTGATTGTTAAAGATGTGTTTTCAATTTTGAAACGAATTCAGAAAATGCAGCCTTTTgtccaaaaatataaataaatattatctatctatctatctgaggggagggggagggaggtgtTGTTATCTCCATGCTGGGCCTCAGAGCACAGACAAGATCCAGACAGCCTGCAGTCCTTAAGACGAGAAGCATTCACATGCACAGTCACAAGCAATAAAAGGTgctttattatttatatgcaaaatggtttctctttggtcattttatgaacttatgTCTTGTGTATGTGAACCATATAGGTATCACATGactgctttagggttataaaaagcatgcactttggttacaaaactgtgaaaatgtaaaaacattaattttttggcacaaaattattttttttttccccctctccttgcaccatatagtttcacatggctgcattagagttatatagaatatgcatggctgcattagagtaatatagagcatgcattcaggcaatgttaaaaatgtttgtgcagacctcatgacaggggagaggggaggagaggagctcaTCATGCTCCAGGGGAGACACCCCCAGCctctgagaggaattcagaaGACTGATCACAGATATACATAGATCAATTGGTATTTTAGATATTCATACATGCATAGttttatgcatacaggtcttagggcacattacatcactgattaaaaaaaaaaaaaaaaaaaagggttcttactaatgacagtaactctTTAAACCCCGATCAGTTTCTTAGACTCCATAACTGGAGCTAAAGCTGGTGTCCAGGgaatgtgatgagctgctttgcatattccctttCCCAGAAAGCCGATGGAGGCCTAATGGATTTTCCTGAATCTCCACACACCAGAAGTGGTGCCTCTCCCCAAGAGGAATAGGTGTTTCTTTTTAATACCTTGAGGGGAATCAGGATGACACTGTTGGTCTATGGCCACCTCCTCCTTCAGCTGGGATAGCAGGTCATTGACTTTTTGTGTCTGACTTCTGGTATCGGGGGGTTGATGTTGctgcaaagaaagaaaaaaaaatccataaaaaaaaaattaaaaatagtagTAAAGAGAGTGCaaaacttaaagtggtactccggcgctaagacatcttatcccctatccaaaggataggggataagatgcctgattgcgggggtcccgccgctggggaccccccgtgatcttccacgccgcaccccgttagaatcagtcccctgagcgtgttcgctccgggtccgattactggcgatcacggggatagagcatagtgacgtcacggccccgcccccgtgtgacgtcatgctccgccccctcaatgcaagcctatgggagggggtgcggcagctgtcacgcccctccaatagacttgcattgtgggggcggagcgtgacgtcacacggggcggagccgtgatatcACTATGCTCCgccctcgtggtcgagatggactcagcatGAGGACctgcagcggttccggaagcctcTAAAGGTggatgctgcatggtagatctcaggggtccccagcagcgggaccacagcgATCTGGCATCCTATCCCCTAGGGAAtaagggatagggaataagatgtctaggggcagagtaccccctttaaaggggtactccgctgctcagcgtttggaacaaactgttccaaacgctggagctgggagctcgtgacgtaatagccccacctcctcatgacatcatagccccgcccctcgatgcaagtctatgggagggggcgtgacggccgtcacgccccctcccatagacttgcattgagggggcggggctatgaagtcacaagctcccggagccggcttcagcgttcggaacagtttgttccaaacgctgagcagcggagaacccctttaaatttccattaaagttttatatacatttttgtataaatgcagcacaccaaaCAAGTATATCCGTGCGAGGGCgatttattccatagtgtatagAAGAAATACAACGTTTCAGCAGTCTTGTTTACAAGACTTGAAAATGGTAGCGAGAGGTTACTGAAACATTGTATTTCTTctatacactatggaataaatcGCCCTCGCACGGATATACTTGTTTGGCGTGCTGCATTTATCCAACAAATATTGCTTTCTTGATTTTTTTTCATTGGGATATGTAAATTTGAATAAATGTTCATTGTTCTTTAATATTGTCAGTTTCGGTACATGTGACCCATTGTGTGAGATacataatataccgtatttttcgccgtataagacgcactttttcttccctggggggggggaagttggtgcgtcttatacggcgaaaacacacacctatcgcggcggtccctgcggccatcaacggccgggacccgcggctaatacaggacatcaccgatcgcggtgatgccctgtattaacccttcagacgcggcgatcaaagctgaccgccgcgtctgaagcgaaagtgacactaacccggctgctcagttgggctgttagggaccgccgcggcgtcccgaacagcttacaggacaccggaagggaccttacctgcctcctcggtgtctgctccgtgccgggatcccctgcacggtcggcactctccttcgacgtcgccgcgcacaccgtcccgtcatccaataggagcggcgtgcgtagcgacgtgatgacggtgacagagagcgtggatctggggaagaagacgtccggagcggcggggacacccctgggacgcagcgacagagcgacatccagggcagcagtgacgggtccagagcggcggggacaggtgagtataacctcctataccagtggtcttcaacctgcggacctccagatgttgcaaaactacaacttccagcatgcccggacagccaacggctgtccgggcatgctgggagttgtagtttttgcaacatctggaggtccgcaggttgaagatcactgttgggttcagaatcttttttttctagattttgcacctttaaaattgggtgcgtcttatatgccgctgcgtcctatagggcgcaaAATACGGTATGCTGTGACATTAAACATAAAGATAACCTGATGgtcaaaagaaaaacatttataCCGGCTTGGTGGCTCTAGATGGCGGAGGCCTCCCCTGTAACGCAGCCAGCCGATCCTCCATTTCTTGTAAGGACGGGGCAGGCGCTTGTGTGTCCTTAAGTAAAGCCTCTATCCTGGACTCGATTTCAGCCGTGGAGGGGATTGCAGCTTCTGTAAAAGAAATATATTTATCATTAGATCTGCAATTTCTGCTGGACATCACGTGAACGGActgaactttttatttttgacgcCTCTACGCCCTCCTGATGAAGCCTCAGCGAAACGTGCGCCGGTGTTTGTAGGTGCATGGTGATAGACTGCAGACACGGCAGGCATTGTTGTTCTCATATCTTTTTGATTTACGTCTCATTATGTAGGCCATTTTTGCCCATTCGGCTAGGTTaacactgcggaatttctgccggagatcgagccggcggcactaggaccgcgcggactacattgccgtccccatagatggcaatgcatttctgagcagatctccttaAAGATCCacttagaaatgcattgcagtctatggggcagcagtgtagtccgcgcggtcctagcgccgccggctcaatctctggcagaaattccgtagtgtgaacctatcctTATTGCGTGTCCCACTTTGCCCAAATATTCTTCTGGTTCTCTTTGACATTGCTGTggctttcatgacattttttccgGTATCTTTTACCTACCTGTTCTctactagagttgagcgaacttacagtaaattggctcgtagcgaacctcacAGCTCGgcggttgattactttagtctgcgtaaattagttcagctttccaagggctctggttgcctggaaaagtccgggatgacagtcttaggtctcctaggtctgtatccacctttcccaggcaatcagagcccttggaaagctgatttaatttatgcagactaaagtaatcatgCCCCTCCTGTCACGCCAtcctttcatagacttgcattgagggggcggggcgtgacgtcacgagggggcagggcggTGATGTCAGGAGTAGCgttgagtgaatttacagtaaattgacTCGTTACAAACcttgcagctcggctgttgattactttagtctgcgtaaattagttcagctttccaagggctctggtttcctggaaaagtccgggatgacagtcttaggtctcctaggtctgtatacaccttttccaggcaactggagcccttggaaagctgaactaatttacacagactaaagtaatcaacagccgagctgcaagGTTTGTAACGAgtcaatttactgtaaattcactcaacGCTACTCCTGACATCACCGCCctgccccctcgttatgtcacgccccgccccctcaatgcaagtctatgaaaggaTGGCGTGACAGGAGGGGcatgattactttagtctgcataaattaaatcagctttccaagggctctgattgcctgggaaaggtggatacagacctaggagacctaagactgtcattccggacttttccaggcaaccagagcccttggaaagctgaactaatttacgcagactaaagtaatcaacagccgagctgcgaggttcactacgagccaatttactgtaagttcattgAACTCTATTCTCTACCATTGTTTGCACTTTTACTGTCTTCGCGTCTTCTGTACCTGTCACCTGAGTGCCTTGTGTTTATATTTGGGGAATTGATCGCGTAGATTAAGTTTATAACGTGGGTGGCagcgcagttcctaaaatgtgagagaacaccccccccccccccttgaattaTGTAGTTTTCAATTTAATTTATTGCCTCTCGACAATTGATTTGAATTTGAAGTTGTATGTCTCCTTCCTGTCTTTTTCTTGTTTCCTGTATGCATATTGTAATaccaaaaaatataataataataaataatagtattaataaataataatatagtattcATAAATAATAAATCATAAATAATATAGTAttcataaataataatatattaatagtaataaacaataataattattattattattattattaatactattatttattaattaatactataatattattatcattagagatgagcttaatttacttacagtaaattcgattcgtcacgaacttctcggctcggcagttgatgacttttcctgcataaattatttcagccttccgatgctccggtggctggaaaaggtggatacattcctaggaaagagtctcctaggactgtatccaccttttccagcccaccggagcaccggaaagctgaactaatttatgcaggaaaagtcctcaactgccgagccgagaagttcgtgacgaatcgaatttactgtaagttcgctcatctctaattatcatttaataataataaatcatcatcataataataatagtcccaataaataaataaagtcccATATATAGATTTATTTGCACCTACTCACTGGGTTTGGTTTCCTGTTTTAGTTTCTCCAGTCTTTCGGCTATAGCTCGATCTTCCGGCGCCAAACCCTGATACCCGGATTTGTTTCCAACCTGCGACGCCCCTTGACCTTGTTGCGTCTCTTTGCGCTGACTTTGCTTGGCTTCCAAGGCCGCCATTCTCCTGTAATAaagtttattattattagaaataTATAAAAGAGCGTCCCAAGGGTTAGTGCTGTGGGGCCTGTAAAatttatatggcaaaaaaaaagtttatcccCTTCTCCATTTCTGTGCCTTTATGCAattttgtctctgagctctacaggcagttctttctcctcatggcttgtttttttttcccctttgatattcattgtcagctgtgagaccttatataattgtttcccaaccaccatgactacagctgttgcaaaactacaacccccacagcatgcccggacagcctttggctgtccgggcatgctgggggttgtagttttgcaacagctgggggcactctgttgggaaacactggcctatattgACAGGGCTGTGTGTTTTGAAATcatgtccaatcagctgaattttgTCCCCTTCTCCATATCTGAGCATCCACACAATTCTGCCTCTgttctctacaggcagttctttcctcctcatggctttgaattttgctctgatatatattaTCAACTgtgatttccaaccagggtgcctccagctgtagaaaaattacaactcccagcatgcccggacatgggaTGTGCAGAAAAAGGAGAGACGGTGGCATCACCGAAACAGATCAACACTGGAGGCCGCACAACACATACACGGGGTCCGACTTACTTCTTGTAATTCTCCGGTGGAGACCATTTAGACGTATCGTTTCTTGGCGCGTTGGCactaataaattttaaaaaaaaaacagtaagagCCGTTATTCCAGGagtaaatatctttttttttttttttttttttttttaaatcacagctACACgctgaccattaaaggggtactctgcccctagacatcttaccccctatcctgctGATTTCCTTTAAGGCAGcgcttcccaatcagggtgcctccagctgttgcaaaactacaaattccagcatgtagTAAACCCTAGGAAGCTGCAGCAGCACGGAAGACATGATAGAGCAGTACtcagcagtgtaagctgtgaatcaagCTCTGGGGGTGGGATACAAAACTTACTGGAGCagagttttcccaaccagggttcctccagctgttgcaaaactacaactcccagcatgcccggacagtaaaaaggctgtctgggcatgctgggagttgtagtttttgcaacagctgggggcaccctggttggtaaacagtgATCTGAAGGATAGGTCATTATTTATAAAAGCCCTGAATAACCCCCGGTCTCTTCCCAAGGACTCACTTGCTGATACTGTCATGACATTTCTTGCAGATCTTCTGCTTGGCGTTACCGTACGCAGGTAAAACCGCGGTGAAGGGCAGGCACCCCGCACAGAACGAGCGCCCGCAGGATTTACAGCCGCACTgcggaggagagagagagaataaaaTACGTCTTGATCATcacatggttaaaaaaaaaaataaaaaataaaaaaaaaaaattaatacagtttttatattctttacatgtctttcctatgtgtctagcttctgtatttagctcacaaatccctctgatctgttgctcactcattctgacatccactgctcagaaaggggcatgtctaagactgccctcactcaccatgcattcacttcctccccgagtctgctgtgctgtgtctcttcatccaaccactgcaggctgctctgtaaccccctcctctctgttttcatgctgcagtctgataggacaggagtgagcacaggacAGTATTCCATCATTTAGAAaggtttttgagcctttttccccCCAATAAGGGAAATCTCTCAATaacggacacttttttattcccctatAGGGAGATTACAGCTCTGAAGCCTGCAGAACTGTGAACGCAGCTGTAGCCTAGTTTCTAGTTGTCTAACACCCTcccgctgctgcaaaactacaactcctagcatgcccggacagccaacggctgtccgggcatgctgggagttgtagttttgcatcaacaactgtgtgtgtatgctgggaattgaagcttGGCAACAacgactgtgcatgctgggagttgtagttttgcagtataaTACACCCCTATAGAGtcatggctgtgtgggcatgctgggaattgtagtcttgcaatacaTTACACTTCTATACAGTCTTAGCTGtgtgtgcttgctgggagttgtagtcttgcaatacaATACATCCCTATAGAGTcttagctgtgtgggcatgctgggagttgtagttttacaatacaaTACACCTCTACAGATtcatggctgtgtgggcatgctgggagttgtagtttagcagtacAATACACCCCTATAGAGtcatggctgtgtgggcatgctgggagttgtagttatgcaatacaATACACCCCTATAGAGtcatggctgtgtgggcatgctgggagttgtagttttgcagtacaaTACACCCCTATAGAGtcatggctgtgtgggcatgctgggagttgtagttttgcagtacaaTACACCTCTATGGAGtcatggctgtgtgggcatgctgggagttgtagttttgcagtataatacacctctatAGAGTCTTAGctgtgagtgcatgctgggagttgtagttttgcaatacaatACACCCCTATGGAGTCATGGCTGACATTCGTACTCACCTCTTTCTTGAATAAAGAAAATTTGGAAGCACAACTGAAGCACCTCCCGTCCATAGCCGGCACAGACACCCATCAGCCCCGCACTATAACTCGCAATACTGACTGTTTCCCTCTCCCCTCCAGCCTCCACAACTATCAGGAAATGTTCTAGCCCCGCGGGACGCTGGGAAATGCAGTCCGCGCGCTGTTCACTCTCTATCAGCTACGCGCATCCTCGGACCACATTTCCCATAGTGCAATGCGCGGCGAGCGTCTCCGTGACCCTGTACGTCCTCCCCGCGTTGCctcctgggagttatagtttcttTCACTGACGCCGTGCGCACTCGCTCCTGCAGTTTGAGCCTTATAagaactacacatcccagcatgccgcGTATACAGGAAGCGGACCGGAGCTCACAGCGGTGATTTCTTTTTTTCTAGCTCATGGGGTAATATTGTCGTTCAGTAGGATTTACCGGGATGGCtgcggggaagatggcggcgtccAAGGAGCTGATGGATATGGATCTGTACGGACTGCTCGGTGTGGAGGCGGGGGCCACGGAGAAAGAGGTGAGAAACGCAACGGACGTGTGAACAGTGGCCAATGAACCTGGTGCAGGGAGAGGAGCCGTTACCTATAGCAACCCCTCAGCCTACAGCTCCCCTGTACTGACACACGATTAACCCCTTCAGTACCAGCCTCATTTTTGCCCTTCtggtttttcctcttcgccttcttaTAGCCAAAACGGTTAATTTCCCCCCTTCAGACCCATACGAGGCTTGTTGTCGATGGTTTTTACGCCACTGATCTTACTtaataatgacatcactgatattaccataaaatctatgacGGAACAAAAAATATGTGGGGGcgcaattgaaaaataaaaaaaaaatgtaattttgtaaatttttggggcctcTGTTTCAACACCGGGCACtttgtggtaaaaatgacattctatgtttattctgtaggtccatacgatcacAAGGATACCCGATTTATAtagattttgctttattttacaaaaaaaattcccaaatttttttaCGAAAATTGATATCCATAAGAttgtctcttctgacccctataactcgctcttatttctccttatatggggatgtataaggGTCATTTTATgctccgtgatctgtagttttcatcggtatcattttttttgttttgataggaaaaCATGTGGAgacgaggggacagtaatgactgtgacacggggaaagatgaggggacactaatgactgtgacacagggagagatgaggggacactaatgactgtgacacggggagagatgaggggacagtaatgactgtgacacagggagagatgaggaggacactaatgactgtgacacagggagagatgaggggacactaatgactgtgacacagggagagatgaggggacactaatgactgtgacacggggagaggcgaggggacactaatgactgtgacacggggagaggcgaggggacactaatgactgtgacacagggagagatgaggggacactaatgactgtgacacagggagagatgaggggacactaatgactgacacggggagagatgaggggacagtaatgactgtgacacggggagagatgagaggacagtaatgactgtgacacagggagagatgaggaggacactaatgactgtgacacagggagagatgaggggacactaatgactgtgacacagggagagatgaggggacactaatgactgtgacacggggagaggcgaggggacactaatgactgtgacacagggagagatgaggggacactaatgactgtgacacagggagagatgaggggacactaatgactgacacggggagagatgaggggacagtaatgactgtgacacggggagagatgagggggacactaatgactgtgacacagggagagacgaggggacactaatgactgtgacacagggagagatgaggggacactaatgactgacacggggagagatgaggggacagtaatgactgtgacacggggagagatgagggggacactaatgactgtgacacagggagagacgaggggacactaatgactgtgacacagggagagacaaggggacactaatgactgtgacacagggagagacaaggggacactaatgactgtgacacaggaatagatgaggggacactaatgactgtgacacagggagagacgaggggacactaatgactgtgacacagggagagacgaggggacactaatgactgtgacacagggagagacgaggggacactaatgactgacacggagagacgaggggacactaatgactgacacggagagacgaggggacactaatgactgtgacacagggagagacgaggggacactaatgactgacacggagagacgaggggacactaatgactgtgacacagggagagacgaggggacactaatgactgtgacacaggaatagatgaggggacactaatgactgtgacacagggagagatgaggggacactaatgactgtgacacaggaatagatgaggggacactaatgactgtgacaaagggagagatgaggggacagtaatgactgacaccgggagagatgaggggacactatttactgtgacacagggagagacgaggggacactaatgactgtgagacagggagagatgaggggacactaatgactgtgacacagggagagatgagaggacactaatgactgtgagacagggagagatgaggggacactaatgactgtgacacagggagagatgaggggacactaatgactgtgacacagggagagatgagaggacactaatgactgtgagacagggagagatgaggggacactaatgactgtgacacagggagagatgagaggacactaatgactgtgagacagggagagatgaggggacactaatgactgtgacacagggagagatgaggggacactaatgactgtgacacagggagagatgaggggacactaatgactgtgacacagggagagatgaggggacactaatgactgtgacacagggagagatgaggggacagtaatgactgtgacacggggagagatgaggggacactaatgactgtgacacagggagagatgagaggacactaatgactgtgagacagggagagatgaggggacactaatgactgtgacacagggagagatgagaggacactaatgactgtgacacagggagagacgaggggacactaatgactgtgacacaaggagagatgaggggacagtaatgactgatcaAAGACGACAGTGACCTGCAGCATTCTggctattaacttttttttttctggcttccaTATCCAGGACCTATATCTCCAGCCCCTCCACCACCAGATCTTTCAGGGGGGTCTGATGATTTCTTGTTAATATTGTTttgagtgttttatttttttaatttaggaaagacattaaaggggtattccaggccaaaacttattatatataaactggctccggaaagttaaacagatttgtaaattacttctattaaaaaatcttaatccttccaatagttattagcttctgaagttgagttgttgttttctgtctaactgctctttgatgactcatgtcccgggagctgtgcagttcctatggggatattttcccatcatgcacagctcccgggacgtgacatcatcattgagcagttagacagaaaacttcagaagctaataactattggaaggattaagatttttctaatagaagtaatttacaaatttgtttaactttccggagccagttgagagatagatagatagatagatagatagatagagatagttttgtctggaatacccctttaatgataaaaagtaaataataaagaaatagaaaaaaagaatacTGCAGTTCTCATTTTGACCACTAGATGGTAGCATATAACTGACATTTGAATTACTTATTTATTTCCCTATTAAAGTCAATAAGGAAAACCTGCAGTATATCCACAGTGGCCTCGTTATGTAagtaattacagtgcagttatatccagtgactacagggggcGTCTGGTCAAAGTAATTCCCTTTCttttgctgctcagcgtttggaacaaactgttccgaatgctggagccggcgctgggagcttgtgatgtcatagccccgccgcctcatgccgtcacgccccaccccctcaatgcaagtctatgggaggggggcgtgacagccgtcacgccccctcccatagacttgcattgagggggcgtgatgtcatgagggggcggggctatgccgTCACGAGCTCCAGGGTTcagaacagtgtgttccaaacgctgagtacccctttaactatctgtAATGCTTCTTTTGTAATCACTTTATGTTTTATGCAGATTCAAATATGTATCATTTCTTCCTACTTCTTTTTCTTCAGATTAAGAAGGCGTACAGACAGAAAGCGCTGACCTGTCACCCCGACAAAAACCCCGATAACCCCCGAGCAGGTGAGATCCCTATGgctgccataatacagacccctgaatggTTGGAGGTGGAGACTGGGTCTGCTATGTATCTGCCGCAGACATTGCACCGTGCGCACCATGAGATCAAGGAGACTTTTTCAGCCAGAATCTGATctggatcagtggtcttcaacctgcggacctccagatgttgcaaaactacaactcccagcatgcccggacagccaacggctgtccgggcatgctgggagttgtagttttgctacatctggaggtccgcaggttgaagaccactggcctagatgCCACGGTTGCCACTAACTGCAGTATTTCACTGGGTAAGATTGTCTACAATCCTGACCTCTGCTGGTGGGTGTCAGCT from Hyla sarda isolate aHylSar1 chromosome 11, aHylSar1.hap1, whole genome shotgun sequence harbors:
- the ZFYVE19 gene encoding abscission/NoCut checkpoint regulator, which produces MDGRCFSCASKFSLFKKECGCKSCGRSFCAGCLPFTAVLPAYGNAKQKICKKCHDSISNANAPRNDTSKWSPPENYKKRMAALEAKQSQRKETQQGQGASQVGNKSGYQGLAPEDRAIAERLEKLKQETKPKAAIPSTAEIESRIEALLKDTQAPAPSLQEMEDRLAALQGRPPPSRATKPQHQPPDTRSQTQKVNDLLSQLKEEVAIDQQCHPDSPQDFPSQPVTDLSTADAADGWSAPYPELDAAQLEKEKDKILSEAAAELQDENTRQEKTLEIAKRLAVLQGRDPDTVTMNNMEPPDSDEETEGEAIQRILKQLSEEAFLDKASGYNDLSDPKRTLPKEVKPGNIPPAQRPAAQIQPVKEPDSDEEELPWCCICNEDAAIRCHDCDDDLYCKRCFREGHDEFDRKEHQTSVYRPPPKKKGR